In one window of Leptidea sinapis chromosome 9, ilLepSina1.1, whole genome shotgun sequence DNA:
- the LOC126965919 gene encoding uncharacterized protein LOC126965919, translating into MGKDKKKGPKGNVFKVAGAKSLKKTKAKAVNLGLKNIKQKIAEIDKQLLDIKRDKPVENKKNEIKVIKKNPVLNVTKAEVSKTADEIVKMDL; encoded by the exons ATGGGAAAAGATAAGAAGAAAGGTCCAAAAGGCAATGTGTTTAAAGTGGCTGGTGCCAAAAGTTTGAAGAAAACTAAGGCTAAGGCAGTCAATTTAGGCTTGaaaaat ATAAAGCAAAAGATTGCAGAAATTGATAAGCAACTACTTGATATTAAAAGAGATAAGCCAGTGGAAAATAAAAAGAATGAAATAAAAGTTATCAAGAAGAATCCAGTGTTAAATGTTACAAAGGCGGAAGTGTCAAAAACAGCTGATGAAATTGTGAAGATGGACTTATGA